The following proteins come from a genomic window of Alkalinema sp. FACHB-956:
- a CDS encoding GNAT family N-acetyltransferase: MGLQFPVEAITVRPAEAKDAAWGADLLFSAGKGLFSYVFASTPEKAKETLYQAFTEPNHAFSYEYTQIVEVNDRAAGLILGYPGDLKRKLEENVQGIMAHLLPISRVPRILVNLADLSRIKQEVDLNDYFVLSLCIAPEFRNHGLGSALLQDTELEAQDLGCQHICTDVTYHNLRARKLFERLGYTITCSKTSHRFEAMTDAGGLHRLEKNLEKRS, from the coding sequence ATGGGTTTACAGTTTCCGGTTGAAGCCATTACCGTGCGGCCTGCCGAAGCCAAAGATGCAGCTTGGGGCGCAGATTTACTCTTTTCTGCTGGAAAGGGGCTGTTTAGTTATGTCTTTGCTTCCACCCCAGAAAAAGCTAAAGAAACGCTCTACCAAGCATTTACTGAGCCAAACCACGCCTTTAGTTATGAATATACGCAGATTGTAGAAGTCAACGATCGGGCGGCGGGTCTGATTCTGGGTTATCCCGGCGACCTGAAGCGCAAGCTAGAGGAAAACGTTCAGGGGATCATGGCCCACCTGTTACCGATTAGCCGAGTTCCACGAATTTTGGTGAATTTGGCCGATCTCAGTCGAATTAAGCAAGAGGTCGATCTCAACGACTATTTTGTTCTGAGCCTCTGCATTGCGCCAGAATTTCGCAACCATGGCCTTGGCTCTGCCCTGCTCCAGGACACGGAATTAGAAGCCCAAGATCTCGGCTGTCAGCACATTTGTACCGATGTCACCTATCACAATCTGCGGGCTCGCAAGCTCTTTGAACGGCTGGGCTATACCATCACTTGCAGTAAAACCAGTCACCGCTTTGAGGCCATGACCGATGCGGGGGGACTCCATCGCCTAGAAAAAAATTTGGAGAAGCGATCGTAA